A region from the Nostoc sp. HK-01 genome encodes:
- a CDS encoding farnesyl-diphosphate synthase — MVAADNLQKMPETATFNLVAYLKERQKLCDTALDTCMPVIYPETIYESMRYSLLAGGKRVRPILCLATCEMMGGTVEMAMPTACAVEMIHTMSLIHDDLPAMDNDDYRRGRLTNHKVYGDDIAILAGDGLLAFAFELVATQTPENVPRDKVLQVIARLGRALGAAGLVGGQVVDLESEGKSDISLETLNFIHNHKTAALLEACVVCGGILAGASPEDVQRLTRYSQNIGLAFQIIDDILDVTATQEQLGKTAGKDLVAKKVTYPSLWGIEQSRAKAQQLIESACAELEPFGNLAQPLQAIAHFIVNRNN, encoded by the coding sequence ATGGTAGCAGCTGATAACCTTCAGAAGATGCCAGAAACAGCAACCTTTAACCTTGTCGCCTATCTCAAAGAGCGCCAAAAGCTTTGTGATACTGCTCTGGATACATGTATGCCAGTCATATATCCAGAAACGATTTATGAATCAATGCGCTACTCTCTCCTAGCTGGAGGAAAGCGTGTACGTCCCATTCTCTGCCTGGCTACCTGTGAAATGATGGGCGGCACTGTCGAAATGGCTATGCCTACAGCTTGTGCTGTCGAAATGATTCACACAATGTCATTAATTCACGATGACCTGCCAGCAATGGACAATGATGATTATCGTCGTGGTAGATTGACGAATCACAAAGTCTATGGTGACGATATTGCCATTTTGGCTGGAGATGGGTTACTCGCCTTTGCTTTTGAACTGGTTGCCACTCAAACACCAGAAAATGTTCCCAGAGACAAAGTTTTACAGGTAATTGCCCGCTTAGGCAGAGCGCTAGGTGCAGCAGGTTTGGTAGGTGGGCAAGTAGTAGATTTGGAGTCAGAAGGTAAATCTGATATTTCTCTCGAAACCCTCAATTTTATTCACAACCATAAAACTGCTGCCCTACTGGAAGCTTGTGTGGTTTGTGGGGGTATCTTGGCAGGCGCATCCCCAGAAGATGTACAACGACTAACTCGCTACTCACAAAACATTGGTCTGGCATTCCAAATTATTGATGATATTTTGGATGTGACTGCGACTCAAGAACAACTAGGCAAAACAGCGGGTAAAGACCTCGTAGCAAAAAAAGTCACTTATCCTAGTCTGTGGGGAATTGAGCAATCACGCGCTAAAGCTCAACAGCTAATTGAGTCAGCTTGTGCAGAATTAGAGCCATTCGGCAACCTGGCACAACCACTCCAAGCAATAGCGCACTTTATTGTGAATCGTAATAATTAG
- a CDS encoding acid phosphatase/vanadium-dependent haloperoxidase-related protein, which translates to MQDITDILDNRVLVVALVACFIAQALKLVIEVVKNQKLNVRVLVTTGGMPSAHSALVTALAAGIGQTVGWASPEFALATVFAIIVMYDAAGVRQAAGKQARILNQMIAELFDEKHEFSQDRLKELLGHTPVQVIAGSALGITIYWLARAAY; encoded by the coding sequence ATGCAGGACATAACCGATATTTTAGACAACCGGGTGCTGGTGGTAGCGCTGGTAGCTTGTTTTATTGCTCAAGCATTGAAACTGGTTATTGAGGTAGTCAAAAATCAAAAACTGAATGTGCGTGTTTTAGTTACGACTGGAGGTATGCCCAGCGCTCATTCGGCTCTAGTCACAGCCCTAGCAGCTGGTATTGGACAAACTGTTGGCTGGGCATCGCCGGAATTTGCCTTAGCAACAGTATTTGCCATTATCGTGATGTATGATGCAGCCGGAGTTCGCCAAGCTGCGGGTAAACAGGCTCGAATACTCAATCAAATGATTGCTGAATTATTTGATGAAAAGCACGAGTTTAGCCAAGACCGCCTCAAGGAATTACTGGGACACACACCGGTACAAGTGATAGCTGGTTCAGCTTTGGGGATCACTATTTACTGGTTGGCAAGGGCAGCTTATTAG
- a CDS encoding NUDIX hydrolase: MTNQLPEVAIAILYQDNKYLMQLRDNIPTIAAAGCWGLFGGHIEPGETPEVAVKRELIEEIGYELPTFAEFGCYPDEKVIRYVFQAPLLVDINQLELNEGWDMGLLTLEDISSGSCYSAIAGEIRPLGTMHQRIMLDFINQQSADK, translated from the coding sequence ATGACTAACCAACTACCAGAAGTAGCGATCGCCATTCTTTACCAAGACAACAAGTATCTCATGCAACTGCGCGACAACATCCCCACCATTGCGGCGGCTGGTTGCTGGGGTTTGTTCGGCGGACACATCGAACCAGGCGAAACGCCAGAGGTAGCAGTCAAGCGCGAACTTATCGAAGAAATTGGTTATGAATTGCCGACATTTGCCGAATTTGGCTGTTATCCCGACGAAAAAGTCATCCGCTATGTTTTCCAGGCTCCCTTGTTGGTGGATATAAATCAACTGGAACTGAATGAAGGCTGGGATATGGGACTTTTAACACTAGAAGATATTAGCAGCGGTAGTTGTTACTCAGCAATAGCCGGCGAAATCCGTCCTTTGGGAACAATGCACCAAAGAATTATGCTGGATTTTATCAATCAACAAAGTGCTGACAAGTGA
- a CDS encoding methenyltetrahydrofolate cyclohydrolase → METTTAKLLDGKALAAKIHQQLQTQIHQLQAKVGRPPGLAVLMVGDNPASAAYVRNKEKACAKVGIASFGKHFPQETSQQELEAVIAELNEDERVDGILVQLPLPDHLDAVSLLHQIHPDKDADGLHPVNLGRLVRGESGLRSCTPAGVMHLLAEYNIPLRGKNAVVIGRSILVGKPMALMLLEADATVTVAHSRSQNLANITKNADIIIAAVGRPGLITSDMVKQGAIVVDVGMNRVTDANGNSRLVGDVDLQSIAGVAEYFTPVPGGVGPMTVAILLQNTFTSYLRATS, encoded by the coding sequence ATGGAAACAACAACTGCCAAACTTCTTGATGGTAAAGCGTTAGCAGCAAAAATTCACCAACAACTACAAACACAAATTCACCAATTACAAGCCAAAGTAGGCCGTCCTCCCGGTTTAGCCGTGTTGATGGTTGGCGATAACCCCGCCTCAGCTGCTTATGTTCGCAATAAAGAAAAAGCCTGCGCTAAGGTAGGTATTGCCTCTTTTGGTAAGCATTTTCCTCAAGAAACTAGCCAACAAGAATTAGAGGCGGTTATTGCCGAACTTAACGAAGACGAAAGAGTTGATGGAATTTTGGTACAGCTACCCCTACCTGATCACTTGGATGCTGTGTCTTTGTTACATCAAATACATCCAGATAAAGATGCAGATGGACTGCACCCAGTGAATTTAGGGCGACTAGTACGTGGTGAAAGCGGGTTACGTAGTTGCACTCCTGCGGGAGTAATGCACTTGCTGGCAGAATATAATATTCCTCTGCGGGGAAAAAATGCAGTGGTTATAGGACGCAGCATTTTAGTAGGGAAGCCAATGGCTTTGATGCTACTAGAAGCAGATGCTACTGTCACAGTTGCTCATTCGCGATCGCAAAATCTGGCTAACATCACCAAGAATGCCGATATTATCATCGCCGCAGTTGGTCGTCCAGGACTCATTACATCTGACATGGTAAAACAGGGTGCGATCGTGGTAGATGTGGGGATGAACCGCGTCACTGATGCCAATGGCAATAGTCGCTTAGTCGGCGATGTCGATTTGCAATCAATTGCTGGTGTGGCAGAATATTTCACCCCCGTTCCCGGTGGTGTTGGCCCTATGACCGTTGCCATCTTGTTGCAAAACACCTTTACCAGCTATTTACGCGCTACAAGCTAG
- a CDS encoding pathogenesis related protein: MTSTESHNLPLWVQDRDKVIAASTDVEWRYQTPPDYSRSKENLAKESVCHHVEGSLEAIVQNLVRTFEMEVSFKSNPQQWLSVVSDKFRVSTNGGKDYTAAELGNQGTYNLFMADSEHYKASEESFESSAKIFHTTFPQGFPWEVLEVFSGPPNVTFKWRHWGHFRGAYKDYVPTGETIEIVGMSVARVTDDLKIISVEHYFDNTLFLDKLTAGGKQTNSETTGSSCPFSSWFSKFRKS; encoded by the coding sequence ATGACCTCAACAGAATCTCACAACCTACCGCTTTGGGTACAGGATAGGGATAAAGTTATCGCCGCCAGCACAGATGTTGAGTGGCGTTATCAAACACCTCCTGATTATTCGCGCTCCAAAGAAAATCTTGCCAAAGAAAGTGTATGTCATCATGTTGAAGGATCGTTAGAAGCGATCGTGCAGAATTTGGTAAGAACCTTCGAGATGGAGGTATCATTCAAATCTAACCCACAGCAGTGGTTATCAGTTGTGAGTGACAAGTTTCGTGTAAGTACCAATGGCGGAAAAGATTACACAGCCGCAGAGTTAGGCAACCAAGGTACTTACAATTTGTTTATGGCTGATTCTGAACATTACAAAGCGTCAGAAGAAAGTTTTGAATCATCAGCCAAAATCTTCCACACAACATTTCCCCAAGGTTTCCCTTGGGAAGTGCTGGAAGTGTTTTCAGGGCCACCAAACGTAACATTCAAGTGGCGGCACTGGGGACATTTTAGAGGTGCATACAAAGACTATGTACCCACTGGAGAGACAATTGAAATTGTCGGTATGAGCGTTGCTCGTGTCACCGATGATTTAAAAATTATTTCCGTAGAACACTATTTTGACAACACGCTGTTTTTAGACAAACTTACAGCTGGTGGCAAACAAACAAATAGTGAAACAACAGGAAGTAGTTGTCCCTTTAGTTCTTGGTTCTCAAAATTTCGTAAGAGTTAG